The segment CGTTGCGAATTGTTCGGGATTCGTAAACATGTGGTCTCCTCGGTTTGAATAGATACGTTCTTATCGTTCCATACTCTTTCGACGCCGCAATGCCATCGCTTGCAATCAAGCCGGTGCCCCCGTGTGGTCATGGCCCCATTATTTAGCAAGCGCCGGTTTTTCGCAACGGCTATCTTTGTACGGTCCCGAAGCCAGTTCCCAGCCAAATCCCAGGGTGGACTGGGCGCACGACAGGGTGCCGTCGATCTTGCTGCGCCATTGGTACCAGGGTGCAGGTCCGGCCGAGGCGCAGGCGCAGGCGGCCAGCAGGGCCGTGGCGATCAGGTATTTCATGGTTGCTCCGAAAGAAATGCTTGCGAGCATTGTAGCGCGCTTGCCGTTCAGGGCGCGGGCGATTGCGGCGCCACGGCCGGCAGCTGCAGGGTGAAGGTGGTGCCGCTGGCGTCGCCCGTGTTGCTGGTGGCGTCGATATGCCCGCCCAGCACGCCCGTGACGATGTTGTGCGCCACATGCAGCCCCAGGCCCGAGCCGCCGGAACCGAGCTTGGTCGTGAAGAAAGGGTCATAGACGTGCACGAGGTCGTCGGCCGCGATGCCCACGCCCGTGTCGGCGATCGACATGGTGATCGTTTTCCCATCGTCGCTGCCACGCGCCCTGACGGCGATATTGCCGCCGCTGCGGCCTTCGAAGGCGTGGCGCAGGCAGTTTTCCAGCAGGTTGCTCAGCACCTGGCCCAGCGGACCCGGATAGCTGTCCATGGCCAGGTCCTCGGGCACGTCCTGCGTCAGCGTCAAGCCGGCCGCCTTGAGCGGCGTGGACAGGGGCAGCATCAGCTCGGCCACGAACTGGCGCAGCAGGAAGTGGCGGCGCTGCGAACTGGCGCGGTCGACGGCGATCTGCTTGAAGCTCGAGACGAGGTCGGCCGCGCGCTGCAGGTTGCGCAGCATGATGGCGTCGGCCTCGCTGGCCTGGGTCAGGTAGGCGCCCAGTTCGGAACGGCGCAAGCCGTCCTGGAAGCTGGCCTGGAGTTCGCGCGTGCGTTCGGCCATCGTGGTGGCCACCACTAGGCCGTTGCCGATCGGCGTATTGAGTTCATGCGCGATGCCGGCCACGAGCGCGCCCAGCGCGGCCAGCTTGTCGCGGCGCACCAGTTCCTCCTGCGTGATGGACAGGTTTTCCAGCGCGGCGGCCAATTCGCGGTTTGCCTGTTCCGACTGTTCCTTGGCCTGGGTCAGGGCCGCCGTGCGTTCGGCCACCAGCTCTTCCAGGTGGGCGCGGTGGCGCTGCAATTCGCGTTCGTGGCGCATGCGGCCAATCGCGATGCCGGCCAGGTCGGTTGCCGTGTCGATCAGCTCCAGGTCGCGCGCATCGGGCGTGCGCACTTCGCGGTAGTACATGGCGAAGGAGCCGAGCACGGCGCCATCCTGCCCGAAGATGGGGCGCGACCAGCAGGCGCGCAAGCCGAACGGCGCGGCCAGCTCGCGGTAGGGCGCCCACAGCGGATCGCACATGATGTCGCTGACCACCACCGGTTCGCGCAGGAACATGGCCGTGCCGCAAGAGCCCACGCCGGGGCCGATGGCCACGCCTTCGAGCAGGGCCATGTATTCGGGCGGCAGGCTGGGGCCGGCCGCGCTGTGCATGTGGACGCCGTCATCGTCGAGCAGCATGATGGAGCAGTACACGCCGCGCGACTGGCCTTCGATCAGGAGTAGCAGCTGGTTCAGGGTGGGAATCAGGGGGGCGCCCTTGGCGACCATTTCCAGCAGGGCGCTCTGGCCCGAGCGCATCGCTTCGGCGAGGTTGCGCTCCGTCAAGTCGATGATGCGCGCATGCACGAGCTGGCGGCCCGGCACGGACAGGCGCATCAGCCGGATTTCGCAGGCGATGGGGCGGCTGTCGCGGTGGCAGCAGCTGGCGCGGAAGACGACGATCTTGCCTTGCAAGGTATCGCGGATCTTTTCTTCCAGCAGTTGCGGCGAGGCGCGGCCATCGCTCTGATGGGTGGGGAACAGCGGTTCCATGCCGCCTTGCAGCAGCTCGGCCAGCGGCATGCCGAACAATTCCTCGGCCAGGTGGTTGGCGTCGATCAGCAGGCCGTTGTCGATATCGAACAGCAGCACGGCATCGGGCGAGCCGGCCAGTATCGAGTGGTAATTGACTTCCAGCGTTTGCGGATGCAGGGGGCGCGGCGGCGTGGCGGCATGCGGCGCCGGTGCTTCGGCCTTGTGCAGCGCCAGTTCCATGAGGATTTTTTCCGCCACGTCGCGCGCATTGAAGGGCATCTTGATGTAGTCGGAGGCGCCGGCGCCCACGCTGCGGCCTTGCTCCTCGGCACTGGGGGTGGCCGACATCAGCAGCAGGGGGACGCTGTGGCGACCGCCCGCATTGCGCAAGCGCATGCAGGTGGCGCCGATATTCGTGCCCGCCAGGGCCGCGTCGAGCAGGATCAGGTCCGTTCCGCCGGCCGCCAGTTCCACGCCTTCGTCGATATCGCCCGCCAGCCCCGTGCCCAGGTTATGCCGGTCCAGCACATACAGCAGTTCGCGCACATCGTTTGACGAATTGCTGACCAGCAGCACATTGGCCCGGTCGGTGATGGAAGAAATCAACTGGTTCATGGTGTCGCGCCCTTACGCGTTTCATGGGCCTAGTATTACATCAAGGCAAGTAGGAGTAAACGATAATTCTTGATGACCAAAAGCAAGGGTCATAGTAGCCGTTCAGGCGGCGTTTTGCACTGCGGGCGCCGCGGCCAGGTCGGCGCGCGCCTGTTCGATGCGCGGATAATTATCCTCGATCCAGTCGACCAGCACGGCCAGGCGTTCGGCCGCCTCGCGTCCCAGCGGCGTGAGGCTGTATTCCACCTTGGGCGGGATCACCAGATACGCCTGGCGCAGCACGAAACCGTCGCCAGCCAGCGCTTCCAGGGTTTGCGCCAGCATTTTTTCGCTGACGCCGCCCACTTCACGGCGCAGTTCGCTGAAGCGCCGCGTGCCGCTCAGCAGCAGTACCAGCACCAGCACGGCCCAGCGGCTGGTCAGGTGGCTGAGCACGGCGCGCGACGGGCAGGCGGCGGCCATCAGGTGCGCGCCCTGGGTTTGGCGGGCGAGGGCGGCGCGCAGGCTGGCACCGGGAGTGTCTGTGGACATGATAGTTGGCCTTGATAATTTAAAATTTACGCATACTTACCAAAAGGTACGTACTTACAATAAGTAAGTAATAGTCCTATTATAGGGTTTTACCACTCACGTACCAAGGAGAAATCATGATCGTCATCACCGGTGCCACAGGCAATCTGGGGCAGCACGTCATCGCCAGCCTGCTCAAATCCGTACCCGCAGCCAATATCATCGCCGCCGTGCGCAATCCGGCCAAGGCCGCCAATCTGGCCGCCCAGGGCGTGCAAGTGCGCCAGGCCGATTACAACGACGGTGCCAGCCTTGATGCGGCGTTCAAGGGCGCAACGAAGATCCTGCTGATTTCGTCGAGCGAAGTGGGCCAGCGCATCCAGCAGCACCAGAACGTCATCGATGCGGCCAAGCGCGCCGGCGTGGCCCTGCTGGCCTACACGAGCGTCTTGCGCGCCGACACGTCGCCGCTGGGCCTGGCCGCCGAGCACGTGGTCACGGAAGCGGCCATCCGCGCGTCCAATGTGCCGTACGCTTTCCTGCGCAACGGCTGGTACCTGGAAAACCACACGGAACACCTGGCGCCCGTGCTCGAGCATGGCGTCGTGCTGGGCGCGGCGCAAAACGGCCGTTTCTCGTCGGCCGCGCGTCTGGACTATGCCGCCGCCGCCGCTGCCGTGCTGGTCGCTGACAAGCCGCAAGCCATCTATGAACTGGCCGGCGACCAGGGCTTTACCCTGGCCGAGTACGCGGCCGAAGTGGCGCGCCAGTCGGGCAAGGCGATCGTGTACAAGGATTTGCCGCAGGCGGACTTCAAGGCGGCGCTGGTGGGCGTGGGCGTGCCGGAAGGCTTTGCCGATCTGCTGGCCGATTCCGATGCGGGCGCGGCCAAGGGCGGCCTGGAAGACCATGGCAAGCAATTGAGCGCGCTGATCGGCCGTCCGACGACAAGCCTGCTCGACGCCGTCAAGGCCGCGCTGGCCAAATAAGAAGAGGGTGCCGCAGGGATGCGGCATTCTGGAATGAAAAAAGCCGCAAACTCGTGAAAGTTTGCGGCTTTTTTGCGAATTAGGTAATGGTGCCCACGAAGGGACTCGAACCCCTACACCCGAAGGCACATGGACCTGAACCATGCGCGTCTACCAATTCCGCCACGTGGGCACTGATGCTGCTAGTTACTGCTGATGTCTCACTATGGTACTGCTTTACTGCGGACTACAACGAAAACAACTCGTTGCTGGTGGTGCCCACGAAGGGACTCGAACCCCTACACCCGAAGGCACATGGACCTGAACCATGCGCGTCTACCAATTCCGCCACGTGGGCATTGTGCTGCTTGTTGCTGCTATCTTGCTACTGTACTGCGGATCACAACGATGAGCAACTCGTTGCTGGTGGTGCCCACGAAGGGACTCGAACCCCTACACCCGAAGGCACATGGACCTGAACCATGCGCGTCTACCAATTCCGCCACGTGGGCATTGTTACTGCTTGCTGCTTGTCGCTGCGTGTTCTGCAGCGAGGACAAAATCATAAGGGCTGGCGCGCATTCGGTCAATCAACATTTTGCACTTTTCTTCAAGAAACATGTTTTTTCGCCTGAAAAGGGCTGTTCCCTATGAAAAAAGGGGAAATCTGCCTCTTTTTTCAGCGATTTTCCGCAGACTTCTATCCGCAGGCATGCCGCGTGACCAGTCTGGCGCGAGAGGGAAGGGCTTTTCGCTGCGGAAATGAAAAAAGCCGCAAACTCGTGAAAGTTTGCGGCTTTTTGCGAATTAGGTAATGGTGCCCACGAAGGGACTCGAACCCCTACACCCGAAGGCACATGGACCTGAACCATGCGCGTCTACCAATTCCGCCACGTGGGCACTGATGCTGCTATTGCTTACTACTTTGCTGCTCGAGTATTCGTTGCCAAATAACTTGGCAACAATTCTGCTATTATAGCGGCTTGAAGAGTTTTGCGCCAGATGAGCTTTCGCTCCATACTGCACATCAACCCTGTACCGCTTTCCTGCAACCGCATTCCCGTGAAGGTTTGTCGCTGCAAGAGACCGAGATTATAGAGCAATATTTGCCGAAGTCAAATGCATTGCGCAGCTTTTCTTCTTTTTTTCATCGGCGGGGCACTTGTTCGGTTTCCGCTACGCTGTCCGTTAGGCAAACCAAGGCGTCCTCCGGTACACTACCGGACATCACCGTGTCAATATTGACGGTGATGTCATCGGTCTTTGTCTTCCGTTTGATCACTGTCAATAACAACTATAGAAATACTTTTGAGCCAAAATACCCACACCATCCCCAGCCGGGAGGACATTCTCGGCATATTCCGCAGCGTCAACGCGCCTCTCGACCCGCAGTCTCTCGGGAAAACGCTGCAAGTGCATGCCGATTCCATGGATGTCCTCGTTCGTCGCCTGAAGGCGATGGAGCGCGACGGCCAGCTCAAGTCTGACGCCAGCGGTGTTTTCAGCCTGGCCGACCAGAGCGCGCTTGTCGCCGGTCGCGTCACCAGCCACCGCGATGGCTTCGGCTTCGTTATTCCCGACGACGCGAGCGCCGACCTGTTCCTGCCTGAGAAAGAAATGCAGAAAGTACTGCATGGCGACAAGGTCATGGCCCGCATCGTCGGCACGGACCGCCGCGGCCGCCCGGAAGGCACGATCGTGGAAGTCACGCAGCGCGCCAACACCCACGTCATCGGCCGCCTGATCCAGGAGAACGGTACCTGGGTCGTGGCGCCGGAAGACCAGCGCATCGGCCAGGATATCCTGGTGACCGGTTCGGTGGGCAAGGCCAAGGCCGGCCAGATCGTCAGCGTCGAGTTGACCGAGCAGCCGATGCGCTTCAAGCAACCGGTCGGCAAGATCGTCGAAGTGCTCGGTGCGCTCGATGATCCCGGCATGGAAATCGAGATTGCAGTGCGTAAATTCAACGTGCCGCACATCTTTTCCGCCGCCGCCCTCAAGCAAGCTGAAAAACTGCCGTTCGAAGTGCGCGCCGCCGACCTGAAAGACCGTGTCGACCTGCGCGACGTGCCGCTCGTCACCATCGATGGCGAGGATGCGCGCGATTTCGACGATGCCGTGTATTGCGAGCCCGTCAAGATCGGCCGTGCCAACTGCTTCCGCCTGATCGTGGCGATTGCCGACGTCAGCCATTACGTGAAACCGAACGACGCGCTCGATATCGACGCGTTGGAGCGCAGCACGTCCGTCTACTTCCCGCGCCGCGTGATTCCGATGCTGCCGGAAAAACTGTCGAACGGCCTGTGCTCGCTGAACCCTGCCGTCGACCGTTTGACCCTCGTGTGCGACGCCGTCGTCAGCGACAAGGGCGAGCTGAAGGCGTACCAGTTCTACCCGGCCGTCATCCATTCGGCCGCGCGCCTCACGTATGACGAAGTCGCCGCCGTGCTGGGCAACACCAAGGGACCCGAAGCGGCGCGCCGCGCGGACATCCTGCCGCACCTGCAAAACCTGGAAGCCGTCTACCGCGCCTTGCTGAAAGCACGCACGGAGCGGGGCGCCATCGACTTCGAGACGACGGAAACCTATATCGTCTGCAACAGCGCGGGCAAGATCGAAAAGATCATTCCCCGCACGCGCAACGAAGCGCACAAGATCATCGAAGAGTGCATGCTGGCGGCCAACGTCTGCGCGGCCGATCTGCTGCTGCGTAACAAGCATCCAGGCACCTACCGCATCCACGCCAGCCCGACCAAGGAAAAGCTCACGCAAGTGCGCACCTTCCTCAAGCAAGTCGGCCTGAACCTGACGGGCGGCGATACGCCATCGGCATCCGATTACCAGACCCTGATGCAGCAGATCAAGGAGCGTCCCGACGCTGCCCTGCTGCAAACGATGCTGCTGCGCTCGATGCAGCAAGCCGTCTACAGCCCGGACAATATCGGCCACTTCGGCCTGGCGTACGAGGCGTATGCCCACTTCACCAGCCCGATCCGCCGCTATCCCGACCTGCTGACGCACCGCGCCATCAAGGCCATCTTGCAAGGCAAGAAATACGAGCCCAAGCTGTCCGAGAAGACCGTGCTGAACACGAACGTGTCGAACGCCACGCGCAAGCAGCAGGCGAAAGACAAGGCCGAAGGCAAGCCGAAGAAGACCGATCTGACGATATGGGACGCGCTGGGCGTGCATTGCTCGGCCAACGAGCGCCGCGCCGACGAAGCGTCACGCGATGTCGAAGCCTGGCTGAAGTGCTACTTCATGCAGGACAAGCTGGGCGAGGAATTCACCGGCACCATCACGGGCGTGACCACCTTCGGCGTCTTCGTGCAACTGGACACCCTGTTTGTCGAAGGCCTGGTGCACGTCACCGAGCTGGGCACCGACTACTTCCAGTACGACGATGCGCGCCATGAATTGCGCGGCGAACGCACGGGCAAGCGCTACCAGCTGACCGACCGTCTGACGGTGCAAGTGGCGCGTGTCGACCTGGAAACGCGCAAGATCGACCTGCGCCTGGTCACCGATGCGGAACTGGCGGGCGAAGAAGCGCCAGCCAAGCAGGCCGGCGGCAAGCGCAAGGGCGAAAAGAAATCGATGGTCAAGCCTGGTCCCGCGACCGAGCAGCGCCACGAGATCAAGGCCAGCGTCAATGGCGGCGGCAACAATGGTGGCAAACCCGGCAAGGGTTCCGGCGGCCGTTCCAACGGCGCCAAGGCGCAAGCCAAGCCTGCAGCCAAGGCAGCGCCCAAGGCGGCAGCCCCCAAGGCCGCCGAGTCTAAGCGCAGCAAGAAACCAGCCGCGGCACCCGCTGCGGCGGCACCACGTGCAGCAAAAACTGTATCAAAATCAAGCAAGAACAAGCGATAAGCGATAGATAGATAATGAAGAATAAAATGATTTTCGGCTTCCACGCCGTCACCTCGCGTTTGCGTCATGAAGCGTCGTCCGTGGAAGAAATTTTCGTCGATGCCAGCCGCGTCGACGGCCGCATGAAGGACATGATCGCCGCCGCCAAGGCTGCGAACGTGCGCGTCATGCCCGTCGATTCGTCGCGTCTGGACAAGATCGTCGGCACGCGCCGCCACCAGGGCGTGATCGCGTTTGCCTCGCAGCTGTCGCTGGCGCGCAATCTCGATGAGCTGCTGGACGCCATCGACGGCCCGCCGCTGCTGTTGATTCTCGACGGCATTACCGACCCGCACAACCTGGGCGCCTGCCTGCGCGTGGCCGACGGTGTCGGCGCACATGCCGTCATCGTGCCGAAGGACCGCGCCGTGGGCTTGAACGCCACGGCCGCCAAGGTCGCCAGTGGCGCCGCCGAAACCGTCCCGTACATCACGGTGACGAACCTGGCGCGCACCATGCGTGAACTGAAGGATCGCGGCATCTGGCTGATCGGCACCTCGGACGACGGCGAAAAAGGCTTGTACGAAGCCGATTTCACGGGCCCGACGGCTCTCGTCATGGGGTCCGAAGGCGAAGGCATGCGCCGCTTGACGCGCGACACCTGCGACATCCTCGTCAGCATCCCGATGTTCGGCTCCGTCGAGAGCCTGAACGTGTCCGTGGCTTCGGGCGTGTGCTTGTATGAAGCCCGCCGCCAGCGCATCGCGCTGGAAGCCTAAAAAACGTCCATGGCTGCGTTGCATTGCCTCGCCGTACATTCGTACTGTCTTCGGCAATGCGCCTTGCCCTGAACGTTTTGTAACGCTTCCAGAAAATCAGCCGCCGCCCTTGAGGCGGCGGTTGTTTATCTGCCTCTCCGGCAGCACGCCGCCGAATACGCTACCATTTGCGTTCCACCTTATCCATTTTCATTATGTTCCACCACCTGCGCGAAGACATCAACAGCATCATCGAACGTGACCCGGCCGCCCGCAATGGCTGGGAGGTGCTGACCTGTTATCCGGGCTTGCACGCCATCGTCATGCATGGCTGGGCGCACTGGTGCTGGACGCGGCACATGAAGTGGGTGGGGCGCTTCATTTCCTATATCGCCCGCATCATCACGGGCATCGAGATCCATCCGGGCGCGGTCATCGGCCGGCGCGTCTTCATCGACCACGGCTTCGGCGTGGTGATCGGCGAGACGGCCGTCGTCGGCGACGACTGCACCATCTACCAGGGCGTGACCCTGGGCGGCACCTCGCTGCACAGCGGCGCCAAGCGCCATCCGACCCTCGAGCGCGGCGTCATCGTCGGCGCCGGCGCGCAGGTGCTGGGCAGCTTCACGGTGGGCGAGTACGCCAAGGTGGGCTCGAACGCCGTGCTGTTGAAACCCGTGCCGTCCGGCGCCACGGCCGTTGGCAACCCCGCGCACATCGTGCAAAAGGATGTCAGCGCCCTGCGCGAGGGCAGCACGGCCCATTTGTTCGCCGCGTATGGCGTCACGCCCAACGGCGACGATCCGCTGTCGAAAGCCCTGCAAGGGCTGATCACGCATGCCGTGGCGCAGGAACAGCGCATCGAAACCATCCTCGCCACCCTGAAGGCGGCGGGCATCTGCTGCCAGGGCGTGCCCGAGTGTGATAAATTCGATTCCGAGCAAATGAACAAGCTGGTTGATTAAGGATACAGGCATGACTACAGACGCAAACATAGCTGAAAACGCAGCAGAAAAGAGCAGCGACAATCCGAATCTGCTCGACCCGTTCGAGATCCGCGTGCTGGCCGTGCTGGCCGAAAAGGAAGCGCTGACGCCGGACAGCTATCCGCTGTCGCTCAACGCGCTGACGAACGGCTGCAACCAGCTGTCCAGCCGCGACCCCGTCATGGCCCTGTCCGAAGAAACCGTCTACGACGTGCTGCAGCGGCTGATGCAGCGCAAGTTCGTCAACGGCATCACGCAGGCCGGCGCGCGGGTCGCCAAGTACGAACACCGCATGCGCATCAAGTGGTCGCTGGAACAGGACAAGCTGGCCATCCTGACGATCCTGATGCTGCGCGGCTTGCAGACGGCGGGCGAAATCCGCAGCCGCAGCGGCCGCGTACATGAATTCAAGTCCGTGGCGGAAGTGGAAGCTGGCCTGCAATTCTTGATCGACAAATATCCGCCGCTGGCGGCCAAGCTGGCCGTCGCACCCGGCGCCAAGGAACCGCGCTACGGCCATCTGCTGGGCGGTGAAGAGGCGCTGGCGCAGATCGAGACGGCGGCAGGTTTTGCCGGCGCCGTCAGCGCGCCGCAGCAGGGCAGCCGTGTGGCCCAGCTGGAGCAGGAAGTGCTGCAATTGCGCAGCGACTTCGATGGCCTGGCGGCGCAGTTCGAGGCGTTCCGCAAGCAGTTCGAATAATGGCCGCTCACGCGTGACGTTTTCCTTTTGCGCCGCTCCTGCGGCGAGACCCACTCGGGCATGCCCAGCTTCGACGCCCGGGATGCCTGCGTCAATGACGCGAAGCGCGCGCATCGGCCCTTTCTTCGGCTGGCCGGAACGGGTAGCCGAGCTGCGTGCGCGGCTCGTGCATGGCGCGTGACAGGCCCGGCATTTCAGCCGCTCCCTGTCAGTCCGGCCCCGTTTCCGGTATCATTCGGCATGAATACTATTTCCTTCCAACCGTTTGTTATTGGTGTCGCTGGCGGAAGCGGCAGTGGCAAGTCCACCGTATCACAGCAGGTGCTGGCGTCGTTTGGCGCCGACATGGTCTCGGTCGTGATGCAGGACGACTACTATTGCGACCAAACCCATCTCTCCCCTGAAGTCCGGCGCCAGCAGAATTACGACCATCCGCAGGCGTTCGAGTGGCCATTGCTGGTGCAGCACATCCAGGCCTTGCGCAACGGCGAGCCGATCGAGATGCCCGAGTACGACTTCACGCTGCACAACCGCTCCAACCGGACCATTTCCGTCAAGCCGGCGCCCGTGATCGTGATCGAAGGCCTGTTCGCCTTGTATGACGAAGACTTGCGCAACATGATGTCGCTGAAGATCTTTGTCGACACGGCCTCCGACGTGCGCTTCATCCGCCGCATGCAGCGCGATATCACGGAGCGCGGCCGTTCGGTGGAAAGCGTCATCGAGCAGTACCTGGAAACCGTGCGCCCGATGCACAAGCAGTTCATCGAGCCGACCAAGCGCAATGCCGATGTCATCTTGCCGCATGGCGCGAATGGCCCCGCGGTCGACATGATCACGGCCAAGGTGGCCAGCGTGATTGGTCAATTGAAACCGGCCGCCTGAAGCCTGCCGGCTAACATCCCGTTGCGTCAGCGTTCTCCCATCGATTCCGAAAACGTCTTGGTGATCGGTTTCGTCAGGTAGCGCAAGACCGTCTTGCGGCCCGTGTTGATTTCCACCGTGGCCGTCATGCCGGGCTGGATCAGGATAGGCTCGCCATTCTTGCCCATCAGATTGCGCCCGCTGGTCTTGATCTGCACGCGGTAGTAGGGCTGTTCGTTGCCCTTGTTGTCTTCACTTAGGGTGTCGGCGCTGATGTAGCTGACGGTGCCGCGCAAACGCCCGTAGATGCCGTAGTCGTAGGCGTCCAGTTTCACGGCCGTGGGCAGGCCTGGCTTGATGAAGGCGATGTCGGCCGGTTTGACTTTCGCTTCGATGATCAGGTCATCGTCCGTCGGCACGATCTGCAGGATTTCCTCGCCCGGCTTGGCCACGCCGCCCAGGGTAGTGAGGCGCACGTTGCGCACGATGCCGTCCGTGGGCGCGTAGATATCCGTCGAACCGAGCTGCTCCTTGCGCTGCGTGACCGTCTGCAGCACGCCTGCCAGGTCTTCCTGGGCCTTCACCAGGTCCGTCTGGCTGTCCTGCAGGTATTTGTTGCGCCGGTTGGTGATCTGCGCCTGGATGTCGACCACTTGCCGCCGCAGTTTCAGCACTTCGGCGCGGCTGACATCCCCCGTTTCCAGCAGCGGCAGATTCATTTCCAGCTCTTCCTTGATCAGCTTCATGGCGCTTTCCAGCGAGCTCACTTCCGCCTGCACGGCGCCCTGGCGCTTGCCGAACAGGGCCAGCTGGTTGGCGCGAAATTCCGGGAACGCCTGCAGTTCGGGCGGGAACTTCGGCGTGCCGCCAAACACTTCCGCCTGCAGGCGCGCCACGGCCGCCTTCAGACCGGCCGCCTTGGCCGTGCTTTCCAGGTAGCTCGTCTCGGCCCGCGTGCGGTCGAAACGCGCCAGCAATGCTCCCTTTTTCACCACGCTGCCTTCGTGTACGCGCAGTTCGGCCAGCACGCCGCCATCGGCCACCTGGATGATCTGGTTGCGCGAACTGGCGATCACTTGGCCGTTGGCGCGCGTGACCTGGTCCAGCTCCGCCCATGAAGCCCAGGCGATGACGCCGGCCAGCGCCGCCGTGCAGCTCCAGATCAGCACCCGGCCCCGTTTCGCTTCCTCTCTCGTTGCCACCTTGGCCAGTTTCATGCGACGGCTCCTTGCGCCACCGGCGCAGGGGCCGCACTGGGCACGGCTTGCGGCTTGCCCGACAGCTTGGCCAGCACGGCATCGCGCGGACCGTCGAGCAGTACCCGTCCCGCCTGCAGCACCACCAGGCGGTCGAGCAGGGGCAGCAGGGCGTTCTTGTGCGTGGTGGCGACCATGGTCACGCCTTCGGCCGCCAGTTCGCCCAATAGCCCGACGATGCGCGCTTCCGTCTTCGCATCCATGGCGCCCGTGGGCTCGTCGAGCAGCCAGATGCGCGGCTTGGCCAGCAGCAGGCGCGTGACGGCGATCAATTGCCGCTGGCCGCCCGACACGCCGCGCCCGCCTTCGGTGATGGTCAGCGCCAGTCCCCGTGGCTGGCCCAGTATCAGCTCGATCAGGCCAGTACGTTTTGCCGCCGCCAGGATCGCTTCCTCGCCCGGGTCGGCCAGTCCCAGTAACAGGTTGTCGCGCAGGGTGCCGCTGAACAGCCGCGTTTCCTGCGGCAGGTAGCCGACCATTTCGCGCACCACGGGCGGCGCCAGCAGGGCCATGTCGACGTCGCCCAGGTAGGCCTTGCCCTCGGCCGGCTGGTACAGGCCCGAGGCCAGTTTCAGCAGGGTGCTCTTGCCCGAGCCGATGGCGCCCACCAGGCCGACCCGTTCGCCGGGGCGGATGGCCAGGCTGTCCACTTCCAGCGCCACCTTTTGCGCGCCGCCATACGTAAAGCGGATGCGTTCGAAGCGCAAGCCCGTATCGAGGCTGCGCGGCGTCAGCGCGAACTGCGCGTTGTCCGCTTCGTTGGGCAGGCTGATGACCTGTTCCAGGCCGTCGATCGAGGCGCGCGCATGCGCCCACTGCACCATCACGGCGGGCAGCTGCACGATGGGCATCAGGGCGCGGTTGCTGATGATGGTGCAGGCCATCAGGGCGCCCATGGTCATCTGGTTCTCGGCCACGAACCACGCACCCATCGAGATCAGCGCCACGTTGGTCAATTGCTGGAAGGCGGCCGTGATGTTTTGCGACAGGGCCGCATAGTCGCGGATGTTCTGCTCCGCGTTGCTGCTTTCGGCCACCAGTTCGGCCCAGCGCGCCTGCATCATCCATTCGGCGCTGCTGCCCTTGAGCGTTTCCACGCCATCGACGGCTTCCACCAGCAAGCCGGCCTTGCGGTTGCTGGCGTTGAGGTTCTTGCGCGTGTGGCTCTCGATGGCGCGCTGGAACATCAGCCCGCACAGGAGGGCCAGCGGCAGCGCCACCAGCGGCACCACCACCAGCCAGCCGCCGATGATGGTGATCATGGCGAGGAAGATCACGGCGAAGGGCACGTCCGTGAGCACGAACAGCGACGTCGACGTGAGCACGCCGCGCACCATTTCAAAGCCCTTCACCTGCGCCGCCAGGGTGCCGACGGAAGCGGGGCGCGACTCCATGCGGATG is part of the Janthinobacterium sp. 67 genome and harbors:
- the rlmB gene encoding 23S rRNA (guanosine(2251)-2'-O)-methyltransferase RlmB — translated: MKNKMIFGFHAVTSRLRHEASSVEEIFVDASRVDGRMKDMIAAAKAANVRVMPVDSSRLDKIVGTRRHQGVIAFASQLSLARNLDELLDAIDGPPLLLILDGITDPHNLGACLRVADGVGAHAVIVPKDRAVGLNATAAKVASGAAETVPYITVTNLARTMRELKDRGIWLIGTSDDGEKGLYEADFTGPTALVMGSEGEGMRRLTRDTCDILVSIPMFGSVESLNVSVASGVCLYEARRQRIALEA
- the cysE gene encoding serine O-acetyltransferase; its protein translation is MFHHLREDINSIIERDPAARNGWEVLTCYPGLHAIVMHGWAHWCWTRHMKWVGRFISYIARIITGIEIHPGAVIGRRVFIDHGFGVVIGETAVVGDDCTIYQGVTLGGTSLHSGAKRHPTLERGVIVGAGAQVLGSFTVGEYAKVGSNAVLLKPVPSGATAVGNPAHIVQKDVSALREGSTAHLFAAYGVTPNGDDPLSKALQGLITHAVAQEQRIETILATLKAAGICCQGVPECDKFDSEQMNKLVD
- a CDS encoding YceH family protein gives rise to the protein MTTDANIAENAAEKSSDNPNLLDPFEIRVLAVLAEKEALTPDSYPLSLNALTNGCNQLSSRDPVMALSEETVYDVLQRLMQRKFVNGITQAGARVAKYEHRMRIKWSLEQDKLAILTILMLRGLQTAGEIRSRSGRVHEFKSVAEVEAGLQFLIDKYPPLAAKLAVAPGAKEPRYGHLLGGEEALAQIETAAGFAGAVSAPQQGSRVAQLEQEVLQLRSDFDGLAAQFEAFRKQFE
- the udk gene encoding uridine kinase encodes the protein MNTISFQPFVIGVAGGSGSGKSTVSQQVLASFGADMVSVVMQDDYYCDQTHLSPEVRRQQNYDHPQAFEWPLLVQHIQALRNGEPIEMPEYDFTLHNRSNRTISVKPAPVIVIEGLFALYDEDLRNMMSLKIFVDTASDVRFIRRMQRDITERGRSVESVIEQYLETVRPMHKQFIEPTKRNADVILPHGANGPAVDMITAKVASVIGQLKPAA
- a CDS encoding HlyD family type I secretion periplasmic adaptor subunit, producing the protein MKLAKVATREEAKRGRVLIWSCTAALAGVIAWASWAELDQVTRANGQVIASSRNQIIQVADGGVLAELRVHEGSVVKKGALLARFDRTRAETSYLESTAKAAGLKAAVARLQAEVFGGTPKFPPELQAFPEFRANQLALFGKRQGAVQAEVSSLESAMKLIKEELEMNLPLLETGDVSRAEVLKLRRQVVDIQAQITNRRNKYLQDSQTDLVKAQEDLAGVLQTVTQRKEQLGSTDIYAPTDGIVRNVRLTTLGGVAKPGEEILQIVPTDDDLIIEAKVKPADIAFIKPGLPTAVKLDAYDYGIYGRLRGTVSYISADTLSEDNKGNEQPYYRVQIKTSGRNLMGKNGEPILIQPGMTATVEINTGRKTVLRYLTKPITKTFSESMGER